CTCTCCTCCCTTACTTATCATATACCCACCAGTCAACAATTGAATAACGAGACCGAACTGTGCGAAGGTGTTTAGTGATTTCACAGCACTCATTGTCCCTTCCTGTGCGGCTGGGGACAATTTGTTAACTTTCGCCATTACAAAAGGGAGTACAAGGTAGAACCCTAATGCTAGAGTGCCAATAATATGCAAAAACAGCATAATTTTAAACGTCGACAACTTGATCATCCTTCCATAGTAAATTAGATTTATTACAATCTATTATACCTATCATTGCCAATAAATAAAAGGAGCCTCCTGTCAAAGGAGACTCCATCCTCTTGAAGACTACGAACTAGAATAACGAGCGTTCTTCTAGGCTCCCTATTAGAGGTTGTTCAAAAAGTCCACTTTTGATAAGATAACCGATCGAAGTCATCAAGGTTGAGCGACCGTGATCCTTTCGCCCCTGGCTTTATCCAAGCTTCTCGATGCTGAAAATCGGCCTTTTTGAACACGCATTATTATATTACATATTATTAATGACGTGATCGGCGAATTCAGAGCATTTCACTTCGGTTGCGCCTTCCATCAGACGGGCAAAATCATAAGTTACCGTCTTGTTGTTGATCGAAGTCTCCAGACCGTTATAGATCAGGTCAGCCGCTTCCTGCCAGCCCAAGTGCTCAAGCAGCATAACGCCAGACAAAATGACCGAGCCTGGATTTACCATGTCAAGATCCGTATATTTCGGAGCCGTACCATGCGTAGCTTCAAAGATGGCGTGTCCTGTTACGTAGTTGATATTCGCTCCTGGAGCAATCCCAATCCCGCCTACTTGCGCTGCCAGAGCATCGGACAAGTAGTCGCCGTTCAAGTTCAGCGTAGCGATCACATCAAAATCAGTCGGACGAGTCAATACCTGTTGCAAGGCAATATCAGCGATCGCATCCTTAATGATGACCTTGCCGGCTGCTTGCGCATCCTGTTGCGCCTTGTTGGCAGCATCGGTACCGGACTGCTCCTTGATGCGATCATATTCAGCCCATGTGAACACTTTATCGCCAAACTCGGCTTCAGCCACTTCATAGCCCCAATTTTTAAAGGCGCCTTCTGTAAACTTCATAATGTTCCCTTTGTGAACGAGAGTTACGCTCTTGCGGTTGTGCTTGATCGCATACTCAACTGCCGCGCGAACCAATCGCTTCGAACCTTCCTCTGACACTGGCTTAATACCGATACCCGAAGTCTCAGGGAAGCGAATTTTATTAACGCCCATCTCATTTTGCAAGAAGCTGAGCACTTTCTTCACTTCTTCAGAACCTTCCTTGTATTCGATACCTGCATAGATATCCTCTGTATTCTCACGGAAAATGACCATATCTACCAGCTCCGGACGCTTCACTGGAGAAGGTACACCGTCAAAATAACGTACAGGACGAAGACATACATACAGGTCAAGCTCTTGGCGCAGCGCCACGTTCAAAGAGCGAATCCCCCCACCAATCGGCGTAGTAAGCGGCCCTTTGATCGCTACAATATACTCACGGATTGCATTCAGCGTATCAGCTGGCAGCCACTCTCCGTATGTATTGAAGGCTTTTTCCCCTGCGAACACTTCATACCAGGCGATCTTCTTCTCGCCGTTATAAGCCTTCTCAACTGCAGCATCCAATACGCGCTTGGACGCTCTCCAAATGTCACGGCCTGTTCCATCCCCTTCAATGAACGGAATAACTGGGTTATTAGGAACTTGCAATTTGCCATTATCAATAACGATTTTTTCTCCTTCTGTTGGAAGGTCAAACTTTGTAAGTTGCAGCATGTTTATAGGTTCCTCCTAGTATATATTGAATGAACAGGCTATTCACCTTCATTCTAACAAAGGTTGTTTAAAAAGTCCCCCTTTGATCCCGAAGTATCATTGGTAGCTTAATCGACATCGAATCTTGAACTCAGCCGGGCCTTCCGGTGCTCACGTACAAACTACGTACGCTGCGCTCCTCATGCCCTAGCTTCATCCAACTGAAGCGTTTTGAAAAAACGCACATCGGAAGCATAAGCTTCGGTGCTGAAAGTCTGACTTTTTAAACACATATTAACTACTGGCGGGAAGAATTCCCGCCAGACCATTATCTTAGATCGATTGGAATATATTTCTGATTAATAAGACCCGTGTATTCAGCGCGCGGACGAATAATCCGGTTATCGTCAAGCTGTTCGAGAATATGTGCAGACCAACCGGACAAGCGGCTGATCGCGAAGATCGGAGTAAATAAATCGGATGGAATTCCAAGCATGGTATATACCGAAGCAGAATAGAAATCGACATTCGGTCTGAGGCCCTTCTGGCCCGTTACCAATTCTTCAATTCTTGATGACATTTCGAATAAGGTAGAATCTCCCTTAAGCAAGCCGAGCTGTCGAGACATCTTCTGTAGATGCTTGGCACGCGGATCGCCGTTCTTGTATACGCGATGTCCAAAGCCCATAATCTTCTCTCTGTTCGCGATCTTATTCAAAATATAAGGCTCTACATTATCAAGGCTGCCAATTTCGGACAGCATCTTCATCACTGCTTCATTCGCACCACCGTGCAATGGTCCCTTCAGGGTTCCAATCGCAGCCGTGATACCCGAATAAATATCCGAGAGCGTCGCAATGGTCACGCGAGCCGAGAAGGTTGATGCATTCAGCTCATGGTCCGCATGCAGAACAAGCGCTTGGTCCAGAGCTTTGACTGCTACGACATCCGGTTCTTCACCGGTCATCATATACAAGAAATTGTGTGCGATCGATACATTCTGCAATGGAGCAAGTGGCTCCTTGCCTTCACGAATCCGGGCAAAAGCGGCAATAATCGTAGGAATTTGTGCCTGTAATTTAATCGCCTTAATCTGATTGCTTTCTCTGGAGATGTCATTCGCATTTTCATCATATAGAGCTAGTGCCGATACGGCTGTACGCAACACGGCCATCGTGTTAGCATCAGACGGGAACAACTTCAATTGAGCCAGTAATGGCTCCGGAATAGGCGCAAAATCACTCAACTGCTGCTGCAGGAAAGCAAGCTGGGTCTGAGTTGGCAGCTTCCCATACCATAGCAGATAAGCAGCCTCTTCGAAACTTGCCCGTTCTGCCAGATCATCGATATTAATACCTCGATAAGCCAGCACGCCATCATGTATGGAGCTGATTGAGGAAGTCGCAGCGACAATACCCTCAAGTCCTTTGGTAGCTGTCATGTACATCTCTCCTTCAAATACGAAATTGGGAAAATAAACCATTGAAAACATTTTCAATTTTGAAGTTTAAAATTTTCGTAATATAGCATCGCGGATGAAATATTAGGGAGGATCTGACACTAAAACTCTTTTAAATAATCATACTGGATTTCTAGGAGCAAGGGAACAACTTGAGTCGTTATAGACATATCAAATTATTTTTTCACATATATAAAGAAATTTTTGTAATCTCTATCGAATTGCAACGACAAAAGTCACATCATCCAATAAATATTGTTTCTGTAATACTAATTTTGGAAGAGAAATAGAAATAGAGTAAAACCTGTCCAGTTCAAAGTGGGAGGGATACGAATGGATTACATTGTTGTAAAACGAATACTGCGTGGTGCCTGGGTATGTCTTGCGGTGCTGATGGTTTGCCTTTCATTTTACTGGGTTCTGCCGCTTATCTACCCCTTTCTGATCGCATGGGTTATCGCCTATGCCATGAATCCATTCGTCCGTTG
The window above is part of the Paenibacillus lutimineralis genome. Proteins encoded here:
- the icd gene encoding NADP-dependent isocitrate dehydrogenase, with translation MLQLTKFDLPTEGEKIVIDNGKLQVPNNPVIPFIEGDGTGRDIWRASKRVLDAAVEKAYNGEKKIAWYEVFAGEKAFNTYGEWLPADTLNAIREYIVAIKGPLTTPIGGGIRSLNVALRQELDLYVCLRPVRYFDGVPSPVKRPELVDMVIFRENTEDIYAGIEYKEGSEEVKKVLSFLQNEMGVNKIRFPETSGIGIKPVSEEGSKRLVRAAVEYAIKHNRKSVTLVHKGNIMKFTEGAFKNWGYEVAEAEFGDKVFTWAEYDRIKEQSGTDAANKAQQDAQAAGKVIIKDAIADIALQQVLTRPTDFDVIATLNLNGDYLSDALAAQVGGIGIAPGANINYVTGHAIFEATHGTAPKYTDLDMVNPGSVILSGVMLLEHLGWQEAADLIYNGLETSINNKTVTYDFARLMEGATEVKCSEFADHVINNM
- a CDS encoding citrate/2-methylcitrate synthase, which produces MTATKGLEGIVAATSSISSIHDGVLAYRGINIDDLAERASFEEAAYLLWYGKLPTQTQLAFLQQQLSDFAPIPEPLLAQLKLFPSDANTMAVLRTAVSALALYDENANDISRESNQIKAIKLQAQIPTIIAAFARIREGKEPLAPLQNVSIAHNFLYMMTGEEPDVVAVKALDQALVLHADHELNASTFSARVTIATLSDIYSGITAAIGTLKGPLHGGANEAVMKMLSEIGSLDNVEPYILNKIANREKIMGFGHRVYKNGDPRAKHLQKMSRQLGLLKGDSTLFEMSSRIEELVTGQKGLRPNVDFYSASVYTMLGIPSDLFTPIFAISRLSGWSAHILEQLDDNRIIRPRAEYTGLINQKYIPIDLR